The Sorangiineae bacterium MSr11367 genome window below encodes:
- a CDS encoding ester cyclase: MSERSQQKTPAEVAISELYDLVWSRGDYDAIDALVAPRYTIHSDPGDPWERKSLDREAYRARVQYSRTAFPDLAFVIHDIVAAGNRVAVRWSAEGTHAGDLRDLPATGKRLSFTGQTFYEIQGDRAAGHWQIIDRLDFVQQLPRNGHRPNGEVP; this comes from the coding sequence ATGAGCGAACGCAGCCAGCAGAAGACCCCCGCCGAAGTGGCTATTTCCGAACTTTACGACCTCGTGTGGAGTCGGGGTGACTACGACGCCATCGATGCGCTCGTTGCGCCTCGTTACACCATTCATTCGGACCCCGGCGATCCGTGGGAGCGGAAGTCCCTCGATCGTGAGGCGTACCGTGCGCGTGTCCAGTATTCACGAACAGCGTTTCCCGATCTCGCATTCGTCATCCACGACATCGTCGCGGCCGGGAATCGTGTCGCCGTGCGCTGGAGTGCCGAGGGAACGCATGCCGGTGACCTTCGCGACCTTCCAGCGACGGGCAAACGACTGAGTTTCACGGGGCAGACGTTCTACGAAATTCAAGGTGACCGCGCCGCAGGCCACTGGCAGATCATCGATCGACTCGACTTCGTGCAGCAGCTCCCGCGCAACGGGCATCGGCCCAACGGGGAGGTCCCGTGA
- a CDS encoding helix-turn-helix transcriptional regulator, producing the protein MESELGAGVLSFGPFRLYARERRLERDGQVVRIGSRALDILIALTARAGDVLTRDELIAYVWPDVAVEESGLRVHVAGLRKVLADGQMGARYVANIPGRGYTFIAPISRIEAPAIADTATTSAPPVNAAPRVVTRPGLPARFDRIVGRDAAIREISEQLISQRFVSIVGPGGMGKTTVAVAVAHEMVPEFDGDVCFVDLGSLSDPRHVLLGVASALGLTVQGDDVAARLVVFLGDRRALLVLDSCEHVMDAIAPLAERLGGDAAGIHILATSREALRVEGEHVHRLTALETPPERPEGDGPGGVTAAEALQFPAVQLFVERAIAGGVRISLSDDDAPVVADICRRLDGIALAIEFAAGRVAAFGIRGTASLLENRFKLLWHGRRTALPRHRTLRSLLDWSYDLLTDSERRVLRRLSVFVGYFSLDGVAALAEDADGEQAVHILSSLVEKSLVSTDAGGEDGARYRLLDTVRDYALAKLHEANEYDAAAKVHAIYMCTTLERETRAMFGGRANTLAQYVGNVRVALNWSFSETGCADTGTRLAAAATTMFMELSLLTECRQWGEIALNALHEADRGTRREMNLRAALAVAAMFSHGNSPEVRAGLTRALELAEAVDDAHEQLRLLGALHILCTRTAELREALVVAERTIEVSKRLTTPAATIVSSWMMGTTLHLLGAHEDADRYCRSTVDPSASSRSASVFHFGFDHRIRTLVVIARTRWLLGYPDDALHVATRTIREAEELGQPTTMAIALIWMSSVFVWRGDFDVAADVLERLATYAEKHSLGPYRPTALALRAELAIKRGDFTVVEELQREMGRLRAERHELLQTVFSTALAEGLAGVGQFENALTTIDLALAMTDRNGRASYDLPEILRVKGHLLVSKPTPDDAEGERYLLEALQSARRQKALGWELRTAMTLARFWAARGRVTEARELLGSVYGRFSQGFQTADLLAAKALLSEL; encoded by the coding sequence ATGGAGAGCGAACTCGGGGCGGGCGTGCTCTCGTTTGGTCCCTTCCGACTGTATGCGCGAGAACGTCGCCTCGAACGCGATGGTCAGGTCGTCCGAATCGGCAGCCGCGCGCTCGATATCCTCATTGCGCTGACCGCGCGGGCAGGCGATGTCCTCACGCGGGACGAGCTCATCGCCTACGTCTGGCCGGACGTCGCCGTCGAAGAAAGCGGACTGCGCGTGCACGTCGCCGGGCTTCGCAAGGTGCTCGCCGATGGGCAAATGGGCGCCCGGTACGTGGCCAATATTCCCGGACGCGGATACACCTTCATCGCGCCGATCTCCCGCATCGAAGCGCCCGCCATCGCCGACACCGCCACCACGTCCGCGCCGCCCGTGAATGCCGCTCCGCGCGTGGTGACCCGACCGGGTCTCCCTGCACGGTTCGACCGGATCGTCGGTAGAGACGCCGCCATCCGCGAGATCTCCGAGCAGCTCATTTCACAGCGATTCGTCAGCATCGTCGGGCCCGGCGGCATGGGAAAGACCACCGTCGCCGTCGCGGTCGCGCACGAAATGGTGCCCGAGTTCGACGGTGACGTGTGCTTCGTCGACCTGGGGTCGCTTTCCGATCCTCGTCACGTCCTGCTCGGGGTCGCATCGGCCCTCGGGCTCACGGTTCAAGGCGACGATGTCGCCGCACGCCTCGTCGTGTTCCTCGGCGACCGCCGCGCGCTGCTCGTTCTCGACAGCTGCGAGCACGTGATGGACGCCATTGCGCCCCTCGCGGAACGACTCGGTGGTGACGCTGCCGGTATTCATATTTTGGCCACCAGCCGCGAGGCACTCCGCGTGGAGGGGGAACACGTTCACCGGCTCACGGCACTGGAGACACCGCCCGAGCGCCCCGAGGGCGATGGTCCGGGCGGCGTCACCGCGGCGGAGGCGCTGCAATTCCCCGCCGTGCAGCTTTTCGTCGAGCGTGCGATCGCGGGCGGTGTGCGCATTTCGCTTTCCGATGACGATGCGCCGGTGGTGGCAGACATCTGCCGGCGGCTGGACGGCATTGCGCTCGCCATCGAATTTGCGGCAGGGCGTGTTGCTGCCTTTGGCATCCGCGGAACGGCCTCGCTACTCGAGAATCGGTTCAAGCTTCTTTGGCATGGACGGCGAACGGCGCTTCCGCGGCATCGCACGCTGCGCTCCCTCCTCGATTGGAGCTACGACCTTCTGACCGACTCCGAGCGACGCGTGCTGCGGCGGCTCTCGGTGTTCGTGGGGTACTTCTCGCTCGATGGCGTTGCCGCCCTCGCGGAAGACGCCGACGGCGAGCAGGCGGTTCACATCTTGAGCAGCCTCGTGGAAAAGTCCCTCGTCTCCACGGATGCCGGGGGCGAGGATGGTGCGCGCTACCGGCTCCTCGATACCGTTCGAGATTATGCGCTCGCCAAACTTCACGAAGCGAACGAATACGATGCGGCGGCAAAGGTCCACGCCATCTACATGTGCACGACCTTGGAGCGTGAAACGCGTGCCATGTTCGGTGGTCGCGCGAATACGCTCGCGCAATACGTGGGCAACGTGCGCGTGGCGCTGAATTGGAGTTTCTCGGAGACCGGCTGCGCCGACACGGGGACGAGGCTCGCGGCGGCGGCGACGACGATGTTCATGGAGTTGTCTCTTCTGACCGAATGCCGTCAGTGGGGCGAAATCGCATTGAATGCGCTGCACGAGGCCGACCGCGGAACGCGCCGCGAGATGAACCTGCGGGCGGCGCTGGCCGTCGCGGCGATGTTCTCGCACGGCAACAGCCCCGAGGTTCGCGCGGGGTTGACCCGTGCCCTCGAGCTGGCCGAGGCCGTGGACGATGCGCACGAGCAACTGCGCTTGCTTGGCGCGCTCCACATCCTTTGCACGCGGACGGCGGAACTGCGTGAAGCGCTGGTCGTGGCAGAGCGGACCATCGAGGTCTCGAAGCGGCTGACGACCCCCGCGGCGACCATCGTGTCCAGTTGGATGATGGGAACGACCTTGCACCTTCTCGGCGCGCACGAAGACGCGGACCGGTATTGCCGGTCGACGGTCGATCCCTCCGCCAGCTCGAGAAGCGCGTCGGTGTTTCATTTCGGATTCGACCATCGCATCCGGACCCTCGTGGTCATCGCGCGCACGCGTTGGCTGCTGGGCTATCCCGACGATGCCCTGCACGTGGCGACCCGCACGATCCGCGAGGCGGAGGAGCTCGGGCAGCCCACGACGATGGCCATTGCCTTGATCTGGATGTCGTCCGTATTCGTGTGGCGAGGCGACTTCGACGTGGCGGCGGACGTCCTGGAGCGGCTCGCCACGTATGCCGAGAAGCACTCCCTGGGCCCGTATCGCCCGACGGCATTGGCCCTGCGCGCGGAGCTCGCGATCAAACGCGGCGACTTCACCGTCGTGGAGGAGCTGCAGCGCGAGATGGGCCGCCTCCGCGCGGAACGCCACGAGCTTTTGCAAACGGTGTTTTCCACGGCGCTCGCCGAAGGCCTCGCGGGTGTCGGCCAGTTCGAAAATGCGCTGACGACGATCGACCTGGCGCTCGCGATGACCGATCGAAATGGTCGCGCATCGTACGATCTGCCGGAGATCCTGCGGGTGAAGGGCCACTTGCTCGTGTCGAAGCCCACGCCGGACGACGCCGAAGGCGAGCGCTATCTGCTCGAAGCGCTGCAGTCGGCGAGGCGCCAAAAGGCGCTTGGTTGGGAGCTCCGGACGGCGATGACGCTGGCGCGCTTTTGGGCGGCTCGCGGGCGTGTGACCGAAGCCCGAGAGCTCCTCGGATCCGTGTACGGGCGATTCTCGCAGGGGTTTCAAACCGCCGATCTCCTCGCGGCAAAGGCGCTTCTTTCGGAGCTGTGA
- a CDS encoding nuclear transport factor 2 family protein, which translates to MPPKGPQERELPQPVAAFIRAVNAGDLGALVDTFAEHALVNDQLHEYWDKPAIAAWADRDVITQHLVMNVAKVVRNHDHTVVAANVDGSFDKRGLPDPLVVTFYFSCQGDRLAQLLILRNEPDE; encoded by the coding sequence ATGCCTCCCAAAGGCCCACAGGAACGCGAGCTGCCGCAGCCCGTCGCAGCCTTCATCCGCGCGGTGAATGCGGGCGATCTCGGCGCGCTGGTCGACACCTTCGCCGAGCACGCCTTGGTCAACGACCAGCTTCACGAGTATTGGGACAAACCCGCCATCGCGGCGTGGGCAGACCGCGACGTCATCACGCAGCACCTCGTCATGAACGTGGCAAAGGTCGTCCGCAACCACGACCACACGGTCGTTGCGGCCAATGTCGACGGAAGTTTCGACAAGCGCGGGCTGCCCGATCCCTTGGTCGTCACGTTCTATTTTTCATGTCAAGGCGACCGGCTCGCCCAGCTGCTCATCCTGCGCAACGAGCCCGATGAATGA